A genome region from Schlesneria paludicola DSM 18645 includes the following:
- a CDS encoding DUF1501 domain-containing protein: MFPMNLLQELKQASAQYLTRRWFFRDCGVGLAGLAAGSLLSRDLHAKETSLANPLAPRRPHYAAKAKRVIYIFQAGAPSHLELFDHKPELTKHNGQLPPADLLKGYRAAFINPNSALLGPKFKFERHGQCGMELSEVLPHTAKIADDICLIRTMNTEAVNHAPAQIMMNSGSQQFGRPSFGSWTLYGLGSESEDLPGFVVLTSAKGTSGGASNYGCGFMPTMYAGTPFRGAGDPVLYLSNPAGVDNETQRASLDTLNRLNAEAVKSDLDQDLAARMHSYEMAYRLQTSAPELMDLSSESKETLDSYGIKSPKDSTFSRNCLLARRLIERGVRFVQLFHEAWDQHGNLTAGVKQNAIDTDQASAALVMDLKQRGLLKDTLVIWGGEFGRTPMVQGGSDGRDHHNRCFSMWLAGGGVKPGYTHGKTDDLGFNVAENPVHVHDLHATLQHLLGFDHTRLTYRSQGRDFRLTDVHGRIVNEILA, from the coding sequence ATGTTTCCAATGAATTTGCTTCAAGAATTGAAACAGGCGTCAGCACAGTACCTGACACGACGCTGGTTCTTCCGCGATTGCGGGGTGGGACTGGCCGGGCTGGCTGCCGGCTCGCTTTTGTCGCGCGATCTCCACGCGAAAGAAACGTCGCTTGCCAATCCGCTGGCGCCACGGCGGCCCCATTACGCCGCAAAGGCCAAACGCGTCATCTACATTTTTCAGGCAGGTGCTCCCAGCCATTTGGAGCTGTTCGATCACAAGCCCGAATTGACGAAGCACAATGGTCAACTGCCGCCAGCCGACCTCTTGAAGGGGTATCGCGCCGCGTTCATCAATCCGAACTCAGCTCTTCTTGGTCCCAAGTTCAAATTTGAACGGCACGGACAGTGCGGAATGGAACTGAGCGAGGTGCTGCCGCACACCGCAAAAATCGCCGATGATATTTGCTTGATTCGAACGATGAACACCGAGGCTGTGAATCATGCTCCCGCGCAGATCATGATGAACTCGGGCTCTCAACAATTCGGCCGTCCCAGTTTTGGTTCCTGGACGCTATACGGATTGGGCAGTGAGTCCGAAGATCTTCCTGGTTTTGTGGTGCTGACCAGTGCCAAAGGAACCAGCGGCGGCGCCAGTAACTATGGTTGTGGCTTCATGCCGACGATGTATGCGGGCACACCGTTCCGCGGTGCCGGCGATCCGGTCCTCTATCTGTCGAATCCCGCCGGTGTCGACAATGAAACGCAACGCGCATCACTCGACACGCTCAATCGACTGAATGCGGAAGCGGTCAAGTCGGATCTGGACCAGGATCTGGCGGCGCGGATGCATAGCTACGAAATGGCGTACCGGTTGCAGACGAGTGCTCCTGAACTGATGGACCTCAGCAGCGAGTCGAAAGAAACGCTCGACAGCTATGGCATCAAATCACCGAAGGATTCGACATTCTCACGGAACTGCCTGTTGGCACGTCGGCTGATTGAACGCGGTGTTCGTTTCGTACAATTGTTCCACGAGGCTTGGGACCAGCACGGAAATCTGACGGCGGGCGTCAAGCAGAATGCCATTGATACGGATCAGGCCAGCGCGGCGCTTGTCATGGACTTAAAGCAGCGTGGACTGCTGAAAGACACGCTGGTGATCTGGGGTGGTGAATTCGGGCGTACGCCGATGGTGCAAGGCGGCAGCGATGGTCGTGACCATCACAATCGGTGCTTCAGTATGTGGCTTGCCGGCGGCGGGGTGAAACCGGGATACACGCATGGCAAGACCGACGATCTGGGTTTCAACGTCGCTGAAAATCCCGTTCACGTCCACGATTTGCATGCCACGTTGCAACATCTGCTTGGTTTCGATCACACGCGCCTGACCTATCGGTCCCAGGGACGCGATTTCCGGTTGACCGATGTGCATGGCCGCATCGTGAACGAAATCCTTGCATAG
- a CDS encoding DUF1553 domain-containing protein: protein MLLRQPCTPLLIILSLLMAGSSGDSADFQRDIQPILAEHCTLCHGVDAADRKSGLRLDQRDGALKGGESGIAAIVPGSPEMSELMKRVTSADPDAVMPPPSHNKPLSAKEISQLSEWIKDGAKYESHWAFVPPQKTDLPKNDAQNPIDAFVVSHLKDQGMSLTAKAPSSMLCRRIYLDLIGLPPSPQELKDFELHGVAATVEKLLKSERFGEKWARPWLDAARYSDTNGYEKDMPREQWVWRDWVIDAVNRDMPYDQFLIEQLAGDLLPNPTQQQIIATGFLRNSMINEEGAIVAEQFRMAEMFDRIDCLGKAVLGLTVQCAQCHSHKFDPFTHDEYYGLFAFLNTSYEAQSWVYTPEQEQQIREIHRRVREAEERFRSMRPQWETELATWSKVLVEQQPAWEPLIATELGTISGLNHPTQEADHSLLMKGHPSADVFMISAPVLEGATGLRLEALPHRDLPHNGPGRSKFGTWAINEFEAFVKKPDAKDWEKVKLVNATSDFSQPEQKQADGKKVTGPVAHLIDGTDDTSWNADRGVGRRNQASVAVVQFEHPLHVPEGTQLKLAWRMGDMVGCLRFSLTKGPAPVAPAANHAAVLALSVPEAERTPEQSAAIFAAWRSSIADAKPVTDEIEALWNTFPQAATSVLHLAEQSPAVRRQTHQLSRGEWDQPQQAIEPHTPAVFHSWPQNAERNRLEFARWLVDPRSPLTARVAVNRVWQSIFGTGLVETSDDFGTRAPVPEYRHLLDWLAADFVEHGWSHKRLIQMIVSSDVYQQSSQASPALLERDPRNILLARGPRFRAEAEVVRDIALSVSGLMTHKRGGPSIIPPVPQNVLDINYVYPAYWKPAEGAERYRRTVYGFRKRSMPDPVMSNFDAPNGDFACARRSRSNTPLAALTSLNETIFVEAARAFALRVLREAGPNDVDRASYAFFLCTSRPPNADEQAAILDLLQSRRQRIAEGWLNPREITTGDPAKLPELPSAATPQDAAAWTLTARVLLNLDETITKK, encoded by the coding sequence ATGCTGTTGCGCCAACCTTGTACTCCGCTATTGATCATTCTTTCTCTGCTGATGGCCGGAAGTTCTGGCGATTCGGCTGACTTTCAACGTGATATTCAGCCGATCCTGGCGGAACATTGCACGCTGTGCCACGGTGTCGACGCCGCTGATCGGAAAAGTGGTCTCCGGCTTGATCAACGCGACGGAGCACTTAAAGGCGGTGAATCCGGAATCGCCGCGATCGTCCCCGGCTCGCCAGAGATGAGCGAACTAATGAAACGCGTCACCTCCGCCGACCCGGATGCGGTGATGCCACCTCCCAGCCACAACAAGCCGTTGTCCGCGAAAGAGATCTCGCAACTGAGCGAATGGATCAAAGATGGTGCGAAGTACGAATCGCACTGGGCGTTCGTTCCACCGCAGAAGACCGATCTGCCAAAAAACGACGCACAAAATCCCATCGATGCGTTCGTCGTCTCGCATCTCAAAGACCAGGGCATGTCGCTGACGGCCAAAGCGCCTTCTTCGATGCTCTGCCGCCGGATCTATCTCGATCTGATCGGATTGCCGCCATCCCCTCAGGAACTGAAGGACTTCGAACTGCACGGTGTCGCCGCGACCGTAGAGAAGTTGCTGAAAAGCGAACGATTCGGTGAAAAGTGGGCACGCCCGTGGCTTGATGCGGCGCGATACTCAGACACGAATGGCTACGAAAAGGACATGCCGCGCGAGCAGTGGGTTTGGCGTGATTGGGTGATTGACGCGGTCAATCGTGATATGCCTTACGACCAGTTCCTGATCGAGCAATTGGCAGGCGATCTGCTTCCCAACCCGACGCAGCAGCAGATCATCGCCACCGGCTTCCTTCGCAACAGCATGATCAATGAAGAAGGGGCGATTGTCGCCGAACAGTTTCGAATGGCCGAGATGTTCGACCGAATCGACTGTCTTGGAAAAGCCGTCTTGGGACTGACTGTGCAGTGCGCCCAATGCCATTCGCACAAATTTGATCCGTTCACACATGACGAGTATTATGGCCTGTTCGCGTTCCTGAATACCTCGTACGAAGCACAGTCGTGGGTCTACACGCCCGAGCAAGAGCAGCAGATTCGCGAGATTCACCGGCGCGTTCGTGAGGCGGAAGAACGCTTTCGATCGATGCGGCCACAGTGGGAAACGGAACTCGCGACTTGGTCGAAGGTCCTGGTTGAGCAGCAACCCGCATGGGAACCGCTGATCGCGACGGAACTCGGGACAATCAGTGGCCTGAACCATCCGACGCAGGAAGCGGACCATTCCCTGCTCATGAAAGGTCACCCCAGCGCCGACGTCTTTATGATCTCGGCACCCGTCCTGGAAGGGGCGACGGGATTGCGTTTGGAAGCACTTCCACACCGCGACTTGCCACACAATGGTCCCGGGCGAAGTAAGTTCGGGACCTGGGCGATCAATGAGTTCGAAGCGTTTGTCAAAAAGCCTGATGCCAAAGATTGGGAAAAGGTGAAGCTGGTCAATGCAACCAGCGACTTCTCGCAGCCTGAACAGAAACAGGCGGATGGAAAAAAGGTCACGGGGCCTGTTGCGCACCTAATCGATGGCACCGATGACACCAGCTGGAATGCCGATCGCGGAGTCGGACGCCGAAACCAAGCATCAGTGGCCGTCGTTCAGTTTGAACATCCACTTCATGTTCCCGAGGGAACCCAGTTGAAATTGGCATGGCGCATGGGTGACATGGTCGGCTGCTTGCGATTTAGCCTGACGAAGGGGCCCGCACCAGTCGCGCCTGCTGCGAATCATGCGGCGGTGCTCGCGCTGTCGGTTCCAGAAGCGGAACGAACTCCAGAACAGTCGGCCGCGATTTTTGCCGCCTGGCGATCCAGCATTGCGGACGCGAAACCGGTCACGGACGAGATCGAGGCTCTCTGGAATACATTCCCACAGGCGGCCACGTCGGTCCTACACCTTGCCGAACAATCGCCCGCGGTACGCCGGCAAACTCATCAACTGAGTCGAGGTGAATGGGATCAGCCGCAACAGGCGATCGAACCGCACACACCGGCAGTTTTCCATTCCTGGCCTCAGAATGCCGAACGCAACCGTTTGGAATTTGCGCGCTGGCTTGTCGATCCCCGTTCGCCATTGACCGCTCGCGTTGCCGTGAACCGCGTCTGGCAATCGATTTTCGGAACGGGACTCGTCGAAACGTCGGATGACTTTGGAACCCGAGCCCCTGTTCCCGAGTATCGTCACCTTTTGGATTGGCTGGCAGCTGATTTCGTGGAGCATGGCTGGAGTCACAAGCGGCTGATTCAAATGATCGTCAGTAGTGATGTTTACCAGCAATCGTCACAGGCGAGTCCCGCCTTGTTGGAGCGCGATCCGCGCAACATATTGCTCGCGCGTGGACCGCGTTTCCGTGCCGAGGCGGAAGTCGTGCGTGACATCGCACTGTCGGTATCGGGACTCATGACGCACAAGCGGGGCGGACCAAGCATCATTCCGCCGGTTCCTCAGAACGTGCTGGATATCAATTACGTCTATCCCGCGTATTGGAAGCCTGCTGAAGGAGCCGAACGCTACCGACGTACCGTGTATGGATTCCGCAAACGGTCAATGCCCGATCCCGTGATGTCGAACTTCGACGCGCCCAATGGGGATTTTGCCTGTGCGCGTCGCTCTCGCTCCAACACGCCGTTGGCGGCATTAACAAGTCTGAACGAAACCATCTTTGTCGAAGCGGCACGAGCATTCGCCCTGCGAGTCTTGCGCGAGGCTGGACCCAACGACGTTGATCGGGCCAGCTATGCCTTCTTCCTTTGTACCTCACGCCCGCCGAATGCGGATGAACAAGCCGCGATTCTGGATCTACTGCAGTCGCGGCGTCAGCGAATCGCCGAAGGGTGGCTCAACCCGCGAGAAATTACGACGGGCGATCCGGCGAAACTGCCAGAACTCCCCAGCGCCGCCACACCTCAAGACGCCGCCGCGTGGACGTTGACGGCACGCGTTCTGTTGAACCTCGACGAGACGATCACCAAGAAGTAA
- a CDS encoding cupin domain-containing protein, with translation MGFIDISEYQPIEPVPGCRMRTPFGKNMMLSYLEMDPGSEVPMHSHPHEQGGMLIQGTLQLTIGDETRLCQPGSMFLIPPNVMHRAVAVDGKCVVLDVFSPVREDYAKLTNTYIPPVETPSRPMA, from the coding sequence ATGGGCTTCATCGATATTTCCGAGTATCAGCCGATCGAGCCAGTGCCAGGCTGCCGGATGCGGACACCATTCGGCAAGAACATGATGCTATCGTACCTGGAAATGGACCCCGGCTCCGAGGTTCCCATGCATTCCCACCCTCACGAGCAGGGTGGGATGCTGATCCAGGGGACGCTGCAATTGACGATTGGCGACGAAACCCGTTTATGCCAACCGGGGTCGATGTTCCTCATTCCGCCGAATGTGATGCATCGTGCGGTCGCGGTGGATGGAAAATGTGTCGTGCTTGACGTCTTCAGTCCTGTTCGCGAAGACTACGCGAAATTGACCAATACTTACATTCCACCCGTCGAAACTCCTTCCAGACCAATGGCTTAG
- a CDS encoding HAD family hydrolase produces the protein MSESTETAPRSAADPRWPSVELPKPLTPRPKLTHAVFDFDGTISLIRQGWPEVMVPMFVEMLGPKPGENETDLRRMAWDDIMRLNGKQTIYQMIQLADRVRERGGEPLEPLWYKHEYLRRLEIRTHERTTGLRNGTVKTEELLVHGVRALLDHLQQEGVTLYLASGTDEYAVKDEANLLDVTRYFGTHIYGALDDYKQFSKKMIIDRILRENEIDGSQLIAFGDGYVEIENTKEVGGLAIAVASDEANNGSGRVDEWKRKRLLGVGADVVIPDYRDAVPLVKFVMGK, from the coding sequence ATGTCCGAGTCGACCGAAACTGCACCGCGTTCTGCAGCTGATCCACGCTGGCCAAGTGTTGAATTGCCCAAACCGTTGACCCCACGTCCCAAGCTAACGCATGCGGTGTTTGATTTCGACGGGACCATCTCGCTGATTCGTCAGGGATGGCCTGAGGTGATGGTTCCGATGTTCGTGGAAATGCTCGGACCAAAGCCCGGCGAGAATGAAACCGATCTTCGCCGGATGGCGTGGGACGACATCATGCGTCTCAACGGCAAGCAGACCATTTATCAAATGATTCAGTTGGCGGATCGTGTTCGCGAACGTGGCGGTGAACCACTCGAACCACTCTGGTACAAGCACGAATACCTGCGACGGCTCGAAATCCGCACGCACGAGCGAACGACGGGACTTAGAAACGGGACCGTGAAAACCGAGGAACTGCTGGTACATGGCGTGCGCGCATTGCTCGACCACCTGCAGCAAGAAGGGGTGACACTGTATCTCGCCAGTGGCACCGACGAATATGCGGTCAAAGACGAAGCCAATCTGCTCGACGTGACCCGCTATTTCGGGACTCATATCTACGGAGCACTCGATGATTACAAGCAGTTCTCGAAAAAGATGATCATCGATCGAATTCTGCGTGAGAACGAAATCGACGGCAGTCAGTTGATCGCCTTTGGCGATGGCTATGTCGAAATCGAGAATACCAAGGAAGTCGGTGGCCTGGCGATCGCCGTGGCCAGTGACGAAGCCAACAATGGATCAGGACGTGTTGACGAGTGGAAACGAAAGCGACTTTTGGGCGTTGGCGCCGATGTCGTCATTCCCGATTACCGCGACGCTGTCCCCTTGGTCAAGTTCGTGATGGGAAAATGA
- a CDS encoding sulfatase — protein sequence MWMLRDTRQQIVRWARTDFLYRFPLVRTFRSIGWLIAFVFGLSLPPSSMADEPRQPRIRQRAQSASDVADRPNVLFIAIDDQNDWIGALGGHPLVKTPRIDELAQRGTVFLNAHCQAPLCNPSRTSLMLGLRPSTTGVYGLSPWFRSVDEWKDRVTLSQHFQHHGYRTLNTGKIHHGDAGGPEKRGQEFDVWGPGSSIGAKPAQKLIGPTPMGNNPLMDWGVFPHKDEDKGDYQIASWAVDQIRTLPRDRPFFLATGFFLPHVPCYATQKWFDLYPDDDSVLPSVKSDDRDDTPRFSWYLHWHLPEPRLKWLQENHQWRNLVRSYLASTSFVDAQVGRLVDALEEAGLADKTVIVLWGDHGWHLGEKGITGKNSLWDRGTRVPLIFAGPGVTSGGRCTQPAELLDIYPTLIELCGLGGRPDLEGLSLVPQLKNAEAKRLRPAITTHNRDNHGIRSERWRYIRYADGSEELYDIQNDPREWDNLASKAEYVTAIAEHRKWIPATNVAPVKHSAVRLLTYDPATDEANWEGKVVRRTDPIPE from the coding sequence ATGTGGATGCTTCGCGATACGCGCCAACAAATCGTTCGATGGGCTCGAACTGATTTCCTGTATCGATTTCCGTTGGTCAGGACCTTCCGTTCCATCGGTTGGCTGATCGCTTTTGTGTTCGGGCTGAGCTTGCCCCCTTCGTCCATGGCGGATGAGCCCCGGCAGCCACGCATTCGGCAACGTGCACAGTCGGCCTCGGACGTTGCCGATCGACCGAACGTCCTCTTCATCGCCATTGATGACCAGAACGATTGGATTGGAGCCCTGGGGGGGCACCCGCTCGTAAAGACGCCGCGGATTGATGAGCTGGCGCAGCGAGGAACCGTCTTTCTGAATGCACATTGCCAGGCTCCGCTCTGCAATCCGTCTCGGACCAGTCTGATGCTGGGGCTGCGCCCCTCGACAACGGGCGTTTATGGGCTTTCGCCGTGGTTTCGAAGTGTCGACGAATGGAAAGATCGGGTGACGCTGTCACAGCATTTCCAGCACCACGGCTATCGCACGCTGAATACTGGAAAGATTCATCACGGAGATGCGGGCGGACCTGAAAAACGCGGACAGGAGTTCGACGTTTGGGGGCCTGGAAGCAGTATCGGGGCAAAACCTGCGCAGAAACTGATCGGCCCCACCCCGATGGGCAACAACCCGCTGATGGACTGGGGCGTGTTTCCACACAAGGATGAAGACAAAGGCGACTATCAAATTGCCAGTTGGGCCGTCGATCAAATTAGGACCTTGCCCAGGGACCGGCCTTTCTTTCTCGCCACAGGGTTCTTTTTACCGCATGTCCCATGCTATGCGACTCAAAAATGGTTTGATCTGTATCCAGATGACGATTCGGTTCTTCCAAGCGTGAAATCCGATGACCGCGATGATACGCCGCGATTTTCCTGGTATCTGCATTGGCACCTGCCCGAGCCACGTCTGAAGTGGTTGCAAGAGAATCATCAGTGGCGAAATCTGGTCAGGTCGTATCTCGCCAGTACCAGCTTCGTCGACGCGCAAGTCGGTCGGCTGGTGGATGCGCTTGAGGAAGCGGGGTTGGCGGACAAGACAGTGATCGTGCTCTGGGGCGACCACGGGTGGCATTTGGGTGAGAAAGGAATCACCGGGAAAAACTCGCTATGGGATCGCGGAACCCGTGTCCCATTGATCTTTGCCGGACCTGGCGTGACATCAGGTGGACGTTGCACACAGCCTGCAGAGTTGCTCGACATTTACCCGACGCTGATTGAGCTGTGCGGACTTGGGGGGCGTCCGGATCTCGAAGGTTTGTCCCTCGTTCCACAACTCAAAAATGCGGAGGCCAAGCGGCTGCGACCGGCCATCACGACGCACAATCGCGACAATCACGGCATTCGCAGTGAACGCTGGCGGTATATTCGATATGCGGACGGAAGCGAAGAGCTCTACGACATCCAAAACGATCCTCGCGAATGGGACAATCTCGCGTCAAAAGCCGAATATGTTACCGCGATTGCGGAACACCGAAAGTGGATTCCCGCTACGAATGTCGCGCCCGTAAAACACAGCGCCGTCCGGCTGCTGACTTACGATCCGGCAACGGACGAAGCCAATTGGGAAGGCAAAGTCGTGCGACGGACAGATCCGATTCCTGAGTGA
- a CDS encoding sulfatase family protein — MSHRLVGCLAFVVLLIVSSHRAVHAIEPKRPNILFIFTDDLTCQAVSSYGEKRKLLSTPHIDRIGAEGIRFDRCLVTNSICGPSRATILTGMYSHRNGFYNNSNSRFDGSQPTFPKAMQAAGYSTAIIGKWHLISDPTGFDHWHILPGQGLYYNPPMIRNGEEVKHEGYATDIITDLSIDWLKNRDKSKPFVLMSQHKAPHREWAPALRDLGWDQDRQYPEPETLFDDYAGRSKAVSDHDMGIDRTFTDLDAKLKPPPNMTAEQLQVWNAYYGPRNDAFRKMNPQGKDLVRWRYNRYMHDYLGCVKAVDDNVGRLLKFLDQEGLSQDTLIVFTSDQGFYLGEHGWFDKRWIFEESLRSPLVMRMPGLVKPGQVRHEIVSLMDFAPTFLELSGTANLPDAQGRSLVPLMKGETPADWRKSLYYHYYEFPLPHRVRPHYGVITDRYKLVHYYLPDVDDWELLDREKDPNEVKSFYNDPAYADVVKELRAELDRLRVEVKETGAPPRAAHGNRPFDNEPKSTK; from the coding sequence ATGTCGCATCGTTTGGTTGGCTGTCTCGCGTTCGTCGTGTTGCTGATTGTTTCGTCGCACCGGGCGGTGCATGCCATCGAACCGAAGCGGCCCAATATTCTGTTTATCTTCACGGATGACCTCACCTGTCAGGCCGTCAGTTCGTATGGCGAAAAGCGAAAGTTGTTGTCGACCCCTCACATTGATCGGATCGGCGCCGAGGGGATTCGTTTTGATCGCTGTCTTGTCACCAATTCGATCTGTGGTCCGAGCCGCGCAACGATTCTGACCGGAATGTATTCCCATCGGAATGGCTTCTACAACAATTCCAACAGCCGGTTTGACGGCAGTCAGCCCACTTTTCCGAAGGCGATGCAGGCGGCGGGCTACTCCACGGCAATCATCGGCAAATGGCATCTGATCAGCGATCCGACGGGGTTCGATCACTGGCATATCCTGCCCGGCCAGGGGCTGTACTACAATCCGCCCATGATTCGTAATGGTGAAGAAGTAAAGCACGAAGGCTATGCCACCGACATCATTACCGACCTTTCGATTGACTGGTTGAAGAATCGAGACAAATCAAAGCCATTTGTGTTGATGAGTCAGCACAAAGCGCCTCATCGTGAATGGGCCCCGGCGCTCCGTGATCTGGGCTGGGATCAAGATCGGCAGTATCCCGAACCAGAAACGCTGTTTGATGACTATGCCGGAAGAAGCAAGGCCGTCAGCGACCATGACATGGGGATTGACCGGACGTTCACCGATTTGGACGCGAAGCTGAAACCCCCGCCCAACATGACGGCCGAACAACTCCAGGTTTGGAACGCCTATTACGGCCCTCGAAATGATGCGTTTCGCAAGATGAACCCCCAGGGGAAAGACCTTGTGCGCTGGCGCTATAACCGATACATGCACGACTATCTTGGCTGTGTGAAGGCTGTGGACGACAACGTCGGGCGGTTGCTCAAGTTTCTCGATCAAGAGGGACTCTCACAGGATACGCTCATCGTGTTCACGTCGGATCAGGGATTCTATTTGGGCGAGCATGGCTGGTTCGACAAACGCTGGATCTTCGAAGAGTCACTTCGCAGTCCACTCGTCATGCGGATGCCTGGTTTGGTGAAACCTGGTCAGGTCCGCCATGAAATTGTGTCTTTGATGGACTTCGCGCCGACATTTCTGGAATTGTCGGGGACTGCCAATCTACCCGACGCGCAAGGACGCAGTCTCGTCCCGTTGATGAAAGGCGAAACCCCGGCGGATTGGCGAAAAAGCTTGTACTACCACTACTACGAGTTTCCGTTGCCGCATCGAGTTCGACCGCACTACGGCGTGATCACCGACCGTTACAAGCTGGTTCATTACTATCTGCCAGATGTCGACGATTGGGAACTGCTCGATCGAGAAAAAGATCCCAATGAAGTGAAGAGTTTTTACAACGATCCCGCGTATGCGGATGTCGTCAAAGAGTTGCGTGCGGAATTGGATCGGCTGCGGGTGGAAGTTAAAGAAACTGGCGCCCCACCACGCGCCGCGCACGGGAATCGTCCATTCGACAATGAGCCGAAATCGACGAAGTGA
- a CDS encoding sodium/solute symporter, whose amino-acid sequence MLHSPSALSVIVFGLFVAVTLGLSFYFAAKTKSASGYFAAGGQIHWLVNGVAFAGDYLSAASFLGICGTIAFFGYDGFLYSIGFLAGWVVALFVVAEPLKRLGKFTFADALNSQFQSRGITLAAGISTLVVSIFYLIPQMVGAGSLIKPLLGFPHEAGVVMVGIVVVLIVATAGMVSTTYVQFIKGSLLVLFSAILTVMILNRGLKVDNSELANAPQTLVVKKDGSKFINGIPQGRNEGEADLRPVGHLSRLPDGKTETGPLGPFEYLAALQNSEVVLWSKKESVVDGEKTTTWTPQPTSGAKVLRPGNSPLFKGLQKDQLVARLDFVSLMLALFCGTASLPHILIRYYTVKNQAAARLSTVVGIGTIGAFYVLTLFLGLGAMTSGTLDLTDSNMAAPLLAKSFGETLFAVISAIAFTTVLGTVSGLIVAASGAVVHDLLSSVLQWKMNDHEKVRLGKAAAVVVGIVAIVLGILFKDMNAGFLVGWAFSVAASANLPSLVMLLFWDRTTKQGITAAIFVGLFSSLGWILLSADTFQKVYGYTADQSAALACVPFSQPGIVTIPLGFVTLILVSLLTNGRKSVVA is encoded by the coding sequence ATGCTCCACTCCCCGTCCGCGTTGTCGGTTATCGTGTTTGGCCTGTTTGTGGCTGTTACGCTGGGTTTGAGCTTTTATTTTGCGGCCAAGACCAAATCCGCGTCAGGGTACTTTGCCGCGGGAGGTCAGATCCACTGGCTGGTCAACGGAGTTGCATTCGCTGGGGATTATCTCTCCGCTGCGTCATTCCTGGGAATCTGTGGGACGATCGCCTTCTTCGGGTACGACGGATTTCTGTATTCGATTGGTTTTCTGGCCGGGTGGGTGGTGGCTCTCTTTGTTGTCGCCGAGCCGCTGAAACGATTGGGGAAATTTACATTTGCCGACGCACTCAACAGCCAGTTTCAATCCCGCGGCATCACTTTGGCGGCGGGAATCAGCACGCTGGTCGTCAGTATTTTCTATTTGATCCCTCAAATGGTGGGTGCAGGTTCGCTAATCAAACCGCTACTCGGCTTTCCCCACGAGGCGGGAGTGGTCATGGTCGGGATCGTCGTCGTGCTGATCGTTGCGACGGCCGGAATGGTAAGCACCACCTATGTCCAGTTTATCAAAGGATCGTTACTGGTCCTGTTCAGCGCGATCCTGACGGTGATGATTCTCAATCGCGGTTTGAAGGTCGACAACAGCGAGCTGGCAAACGCACCTCAGACGCTGGTCGTCAAAAAGGACGGAAGCAAGTTCATCAACGGAATCCCTCAGGGACGCAATGAAGGAGAAGCCGATCTGCGGCCCGTGGGGCATCTAAGTCGACTTCCGGATGGAAAAACCGAAACGGGACCCCTTGGTCCGTTCGAGTATCTGGCCGCATTACAGAACAGTGAAGTCGTGCTTTGGTCGAAGAAGGAATCAGTCGTCGATGGTGAGAAGACGACCACCTGGACTCCCCAACCCACGAGCGGCGCAAAAGTACTGCGCCCCGGCAACAGCCCTCTGTTCAAGGGATTGCAGAAAGATCAATTGGTCGCTCGACTGGATTTTGTGTCGCTCATGCTGGCGTTGTTCTGTGGAACCGCGTCATTGCCACATATTTTGATCCGTTACTACACCGTGAAGAATCAGGCGGCGGCGCGTCTTAGCACGGTTGTTGGGATCGGAACAATTGGTGCGTTCTACGTGCTCACGCTGTTTCTGGGACTGGGCGCGATGACCAGTGGAACACTCGATCTGACCGACTCGAACATGGCAGCACCTCTGCTGGCCAAAAGCTTTGGCGAAACACTGTTCGCCGTGATTTCGGCGATCGCCTTCACGACGGTACTTGGAACTGTCAGCGGGTTGATTGTGGCCGCCAGTGGCGCGGTTGTGCATGATCTTCTCAGCAGCGTATTGCAGTGGAAGATGAACGACCATGAAAAAGTTCGTCTGGGTAAGGCCGCGGCGGTCGTCGTCGGCATTGTGGCGATCGTACTCGGAATTCTCTTTAAAGATATGAATGCCGGTTTTCTGGTCGGCTGGGCGTTCAGTGTTGCTGCGTCCGCCAATCTGCCGTCACTCGTGATGCTGCTCTTCTGGGACCGTACCACCAAGCAAGGAATCACGGCCGCGATCTTCGTGGGGCTGTTCAGTTCACTTGGGTGGATTTTGTTGAGTGCGGATACGTTCCAGAAAGTCTATGGCTATACGGCGGATCAGTCTGCGGCGCTGGCCTGTGTGCCGTTTAGTCAGCCGGGAATCGTGACAATTCCGCTCGGATTTGTGACACTCATTTTGGTGTCGTTGCTGACTAATGGTCGGAAATCCGTAGTGGCCTGA
- a CDS encoding DUF485 domain-containing protein encodes MAGLDHGAEYPKEVEDPVIAARNARYGMVLFLFYCIIYAGFVGVNAFRPDLMELTPAWGLNVAVLYGFFLIGLAMALALVYCWLCRGRRTS; translated from the coding sequence ATGGCTGGTCTTGATCACGGAGCTGAGTATCCCAAAGAGGTGGAAGATCCTGTGATCGCGGCGCGTAATGCCCGCTATGGGATGGTGCTCTTTCTGTTTTATTGCATCATTTATGCGGGGTTCGTCGGGGTGAACGCCTTCCGACCAGATCTGATGGAACTGACACCAGCATGGGGCCTGAATGTGGCCGTGCTGTACGGATTCTTTTTGATCGGACTCGCGATGGCGCTGGCGCTGGTCTACTGCTGGCTCTGCCGTGGCCGGCGAACGTCATAA